One genomic region from Xyrauchen texanus isolate HMW12.3.18 chromosome 4, RBS_HiC_50CHRs, whole genome shotgun sequence encodes:
- the LOC127643321 gene encoding adenosine receptor A2b-like, which yields MDSLYIAIELVIAVVSIVGNVLVCWAVAINSTLKNATNYFLVSLAVADILVGCLAIPFAITISIGLESDFYGCLFLACFVLVLTQSSIFSLLAVAIDRYLAVKIPLRYKELVTGKRAREIITILWILSFIIGLIPFVGWNKRYISCSRNESNSLESTNTSNAAEMETGFLRSCCLECLFENVVDMSYMVYFNFFGCVLPPLLIMLGIYVKIFTVARKQLRHIELKCSVSNGENHHHGLLQREIRAAKSLSIIVGLFALCWLPVHILNCLTLFYSHLKKPSFIMNIAIILSHANSAVNPIIYAYRIQEFRVTFRKILNRHFLCQRDEMYLRSNGSSRHKDQITMTIDPLI from the exons ATGGATTCGCTTTACATCGCTATTGAATTGGTGATCGCTGTCGTGTCAATCGTCGGCAATGTGCTGGTGTGTTGGGCTGTGGCCATCAACTCCACTCTCAAAAACGCCACCAATTATTTTTTGGTATCGCTGGCCGTGGCAGATATTTTGGTTGGTTGTCTTGCCATCCCTTTTGCCATCACTATAAGCATTGGTCTGGAGTCAGACTTTTATGGATGCCTTTTCTTGGCTTGTTTTGTTCTGGTACTGACTCAGAGTTCAATATTTAGTCTCCTGGCGGTTGCCATCGACAGATATCTGGCGGTAAAAATTCCTCTGAG GTATAAGGAGCTTGTCACAgggaagagagcaagagagatcaTCACAATTTTATGGATCTTATCCTTTATCATTGGACTCATCCCATTTGTGGGCTGGAACAAAAGATATATATCCTGTTCCAGAAACGAAAGCAACTCTTTAGAGTCTACCAACACTAGCAATGCCGCCGAGATGGAAACAGGCTTCTTGAGAAGCTGTTGCCTCGAGTGCTTGTTCGAGAATGTGGTGGACATGAGCTACATGGTGTACTTCAACTTCTTTGGTTGTGTGCTACCACCTCTCCTCATCATGCTGGGCATTTACGTGAAGATCTTCACCGTGGCACGCAAACAGCTGCGTCATATCGAGCTCAAATGCAGCGTGAGCAATGGCGAGAATCACCACCATGGCTTGCTGCAACGGGAGATTCGTGCTGCTAAATCACTATCCATCATTGTGGGCTTATTTGCTCTTTGCTGGCTGCCCGTACACATCTTGAACTGCCTCACTCTCTTCTACAGCCATCTCAAGAAGCCCAGCTTTATCATGAACATTGCCATCATCCTCTCGCATGCCAACTCCGCCGTCAATCCCATCATCTATGCCTATCGTATTCAGGAGTTCAGAGTCACTTTCAGGAAGATTTTGAACCGACATTTCCTTTGCCAACGGGATGAGATGTATCTTAGGTCCAATGGAAGTAGCAGACACAAAGACCAGATTACAATGACCATTGACCCTCTAATATAG